A part of Treponema sp. Marseille-Q3903 genomic DNA contains:
- a CDS encoding transglycosylase SLT domain-containing protein, producing the protein MQCKKEANRFAQTCFSVSFLSILLVTAGLLTHFLLPNEETPDKRFKSPQITIADLSEETEEELSAAFRDYFTEVSLLKMSENVDDGLRLYRQPLSRTAVEWFYFQIAGDKSVVQAILTEAEKNNIPLSLAFALAHTESNYNTKAINRNSNNTLDRGLFQLNSNSFPQLKEADFFDPSISSKYGMTHLKFCLNTAGNEVSALAMYNAGTGRVRSNKTPQSTLNYVGKIISYQKMLDQLFSEQVSAYFETQLVPSISVAYAHN; encoded by the coding sequence ATGCAGTGTAAAAAAGAAGCAAATCGTTTTGCACAAACATGTTTCTCTGTATCTTTTCTTAGCATTCTTCTTGTTACAGCGGGATTGTTGACGCATTTTTTGCTTCCAAATGAAGAAACACCTGATAAGAGATTTAAGTCTCCTCAAATAACGATTGCAGATCTTTCAGAAGAAACCGAAGAAGAACTTTCTGCAGCTTTTAGAGATTATTTTACTGAAGTTTCTTTACTGAAGATGTCGGAAAATGTAGATGACGGTCTAAGGCTTTACAGACAACCATTGTCAAGAACAGCTGTCGAATGGTTTTATTTTCAAATTGCCGGAGATAAAAGTGTCGTTCAGGCAATCCTTACAGAAGCTGAAAAAAATAATATTCCGCTTTCGCTCGCATTTGCGCTTGCTCATACGGAAAGCAATTACAACACAAAAGCAATCAATAGAAATTCTAACAATACGCTTGATAGAGGATTGTTCCAGTTGAACAGTAACTCTTTCCCACAACTAAAAGAAGCAGATTTTTTTGATCCGTCGATAAGCTCAAAATACGGCATGACGCATCTTAAATTTTGCTTAAATACAGCCGGCAACGAAGTCTCTGCGCTTGCAATGTATAACGCAGGAACGGGACGTGTTCGTTCAAATAAGACTCCACAGTCTACTTTGAACTACGTTGGAAAGATAATATCTTACCAAAAAATGCTCGACCAGCTGTTCAGCGAGCAAGTTTCTGCTTACTTTGAAACTCAACTTGTTCCAAGTATATCAGTCGCTTACGCGCATAATTAA
- a CDS encoding redox-sensing transcriptional repressor Rex: MQTVTDLPEATKKRLVQLLQILKEWQDKRITSAEISEKTCWKDSLIRHDLFLVKKMCGLNVQGVSNGYNANDLRDSIEKLLGLESKNLCIVGLGRLGAALLDENLFEESNFSIKAGFDSNLYRVEILRSIFPLYPSDDMARVIKHEKIEYAILAVADKSAQNMADKLVDSGIKGIVNMTNVVIKVSNGVKVENLSIINALNLIK; encoded by the coding sequence ATGCAAACTGTAACTGATTTACCGGAAGCCACTAAAAAAAGGCTCGTTCAGCTGCTTCAGATTTTGAAAGAATGGCAAGACAAACGGATTACATCAGCGGAAATAAGTGAAAAAACATGCTGGAAAGATTCGCTTATCCGACATGATTTATTTCTGGTAAAAAAAATGTGCGGTTTGAATGTCCAAGGCGTTTCAAACGGTTACAATGCAAATGATTTACGGGATTCTATAGAAAAACTGCTCGGTTTGGAATCAAAAAATCTATGCATTGTTGGATTAGGAAGACTTGGTGCCGCCTTGCTCGATGAAAACTTGTTTGAAGAAAGCAATTTTTCCATCAAAGCCGGCTTCGATTCAAACTTATACAGAGTCGAAATTTTGCGTTCGATTTTTCCGCTTTACCCTTCGGACGATATGGCGAGGGTTATAAAGCATGAAAAAATAGAATACGCAATTCTAGCTGTTGCCGATAAATCAGCTCAGAATATGGCAGACAAGCTTGTCGATTCTGGAATAAAAGGAATTGTAAATATGACGAACGTTGTGATAAAGGTTTCAAATGGAGTAAAAGTGGAAAACCTTTCCATCATAAACGCTCTAAATTTAATTAAATAG
- the serC gene encoding 3-phosphoserine/phosphohydroxythreonine transaminase produces the protein MSRVYNFSAGPSCLPEEVLKECAAEMLDYKGTGQSVMEMSHRSNVYEPIIEDAEAMVRKLMKIPENYKVLFLQGGGSTQFAMVAENLGIHSGKAAYIETGVWAKKAAQEAKHLGVEVDVIASSKDKGYSYIPKVDKIEGDYDYAYICFNNTIMGTHYEYIPDTGNIPLVADISSCILSEELDVSKFGLLFAGAQKNLAPAGVTLVIIREDLIPEPEQCRAGTPTMSMYKTHADNGSMYNTPPCYTIYVLGKVLHWVESKGGAAGIHKLNVEKADYLYNFLDNSDFYHATAQKGSRSLMNVPFLTKYSTGATDEASIAKEKEINDKFVKEATAAGLVNLKGHRLVGGMRASIYNAMTLDGVKALVEFMKKFAEENK, from the coding sequence ATGAGTAGAGTGTACAATTTTAGTGCAGGTCCTAGCTGCCTACCGGAAGAAGTTCTTAAAGAATGCGCAGCAGAGATGCTTGATTACAAAGGAACCGGGCAATCGGTGATGGAAATGAGCCACCGCTCAAATGTATATGAGCCTATAATTGAAGATGCGGAAGCGATGGTTCGTAAGCTTATGAAAATCCCGGAAAACTACAAAGTTCTTTTTTTGCAGGGAGGAGGCTCTACGCAGTTTGCGATGGTTGCAGAAAATCTAGGTATTCACTCCGGTAAAGCTGCGTATATTGAAACAGGTGTATGGGCAAAAAAAGCTGCTCAGGAAGCAAAGCATCTCGGTGTTGAAGTTGACGTGATAGCTTCATCAAAAGATAAAGGATATTCGTATATTCCAAAAGTAGACAAAATCGAGGGCGATTACGACTACGCTTACATCTGTTTTAACAATACAATCATGGGAACTCATTACGAATATATTCCTGATACTGGGAACATCCCGCTTGTAGCAGACATATCTTCTTGCATCCTTTCTGAAGAGCTCGACGTTTCAAAGTTCGGGCTTCTTTTTGCCGGTGCTCAGAAAAATCTTGCCCCTGCCGGCGTAACGCTCGTGATAATCCGTGAAGACTTAATTCCAGAACCGGAGCAATGCCGTGCGGGAACTCCTACGATGTCTATGTATAAAACTCACGCAGATAACGGTTCTATGTACAACACACCTCCGTGCTATACAATCTATGTGCTTGGAAAAGTTTTGCATTGGGTTGAAAGCAAAGGTGGAGCTGCAGGTATTCACAAGCTCAATGTTGAAAAAGCCGATTATCTTTACAATTTCCTAGACAACAGTGATTTCTATCATGCAACTGCACAAAAAGGAAGCAGATCTTTGATGAACGTGCCTTTCCTTACAAAATATTCTACCGGTGCTACCGATGAAGCAAGCATTGCAAAAGAAAAAGAGATAAACGATAAATTTGTAAAGGAAGCGACAGCGGCAGGGCTTGTAAATCTAAAAGGGCACAGGTTAGTCGGCGGAATGCGCGCATCTATCTACAATGCTATGACACTCGACGGGGTCAAGGCTCTCGTTGAATTTATGAAGAAATTTGCTGAAGAAAACAAGTAA
- a CDS encoding 3-phosphoglycerate dehydrogenase family protein: MSFKIQTLNKIAAIGLNVLDRDNYEIATDINNPDAILVRSAEMHDMQISDNVKAVARAGAGTNNIPIPELSEKGIVVFNTPGANANAVKELVMLSLLLASRPVIDANKWTNELAGKGDEIPAIAEKGKSQFVGPELMGKTLGVIGLGAIGAMVSNLAQHFGMEVIGYDPFLSVKSALFLDKKIKLAETLDSVYAKADYITIHVPQTNDTKGMINAAAIKNMKNGVRIINIARGGLVNNADVLAAIDSGKVSCLVSDFAAEELLNHKNVICLPHIGASTPEAEDNCAVMAASELKDFLENGNIVNSVNFPKTLTENPIPSGGTRLCICHKNIPDMISKFTSILGDAKLNIASFINQARGDIAYNIIDVDGFVSDEIIAKLASCDTVSRVRPIFG; the protein is encoded by the coding sequence ATGAGTTTCAAAATTCAAACTTTAAATAAGATTGCTGCAATAGGACTGAATGTTCTTGACCGTGATAATTATGAAATTGCAACAGACATCAACAATCCTGACGCAATCCTCGTTCGCTCTGCAGAAATGCACGATATGCAGATTTCAGACAATGTAAAAGCAGTTGCACGTGCAGGGGCAGGAACAAACAATATCCCGATTCCCGAACTTTCAGAAAAAGGAATCGTAGTGTTCAACACTCCAGGTGCAAATGCCAACGCAGTAAAAGAGCTCGTAATGCTTTCATTGCTTCTTGCAAGCCGTCCAGTTATCGATGCAAATAAGTGGACAAATGAACTTGCAGGCAAAGGTGATGAGATTCCTGCAATTGCCGAAAAAGGAAAATCCCAGTTTGTAGGTCCGGAACTGATGGGAAAAACGCTTGGAGTAATTGGGCTCGGGGCTATTGGTGCAATGGTTTCTAACCTCGCTCAGCATTTTGGAATGGAGGTAATCGGTTACGATCCGTTTTTGTCTGTAAAATCAGCTTTATTTCTAGATAAAAAGATTAAACTTGCAGAAACGCTCGACTCAGTGTACGCAAAAGCAGATTATATCACGATTCATGTTCCACAAACAAACGACACTAAAGGAATGATAAACGCTGCCGCAATCAAAAATATGAAAAACGGAGTCCGAATCATAAACATAGCACGCGGTGGGCTTGTAAACAATGCCGATGTGCTCGCTGCAATCGACAGCGGAAAAGTTAGCTGCCTAGTATCAGACTTTGCTGCAGAAGAATTGCTCAACCATAAAAATGTTATATGCTTGCCGCACATCGGAGCTTCAACTCCTGAAGCAGAAGACAACTGTGCTGTCATGGCTGCCAGCGAACTCAAAGATTTTCTTGAAAATGGGAATATCGTAAATTCTGTAAATTTCCCTAAGACGCTTACAGAAAATCCAATTCCTTCCGGCGGAACTCGCCTTTGTATATGCCACAAAAATATCCCTGATATGATTTCTAAATTCACGTCTATACTCGGCGATGCAAAACTAAACATCGCATCGTTTATAAATCAGGCGCGCGGAGATATCGCTTACAACATAATCGATGTTGACGGCTTTGTAAGTGATGAAATAATCGCAAAGTTGGCATCTTGTGACACTGTAAGCAGAGTAAGACCTATCTTCGGATAA
- a CDS encoding rhomboid family intramembrane serine protease, whose protein sequence is MRKKLKFKFEFDAPVTITFAAVSLLMFLSDTFIFKGKLGVFMKSSTAASGELPFVASNFSSYLSFILYPFVYTSWGVLLTSLVFILLLGPAMELRYGSVVIGIMMFVSAIFSGVLNACFCKTSLTGCISIVFMMFFLNSFMELSRNKIPLSFVIGFCLFILYEGFVQANGIVQIIILIAGGLCGSLLAFLTSPRAKAEKRRADYIEELDSRSPRNKKNNRNSDDDDGTTVIGTLKF, encoded by the coding sequence ATGAGAAAGAAATTAAAATTTAAGTTTGAATTTGATGCGCCGGTTACAATCACTTTTGCTGCTGTTTCCCTGCTGATGTTTTTATCTGATACTTTTATTTTTAAAGGCAAGCTCGGAGTTTTTATGAAATCGTCAACTGCGGCTTCGGGTGAACTTCCATTTGTTGCGTCAAATTTTTCTTCATATCTCAGTTTTATATTGTATCCGTTTGTTTACACAAGCTGGGGAGTCCTTTTGACAAGTCTTGTTTTCATCCTTTTACTCGGTCCTGCTATGGAGCTGCGTTACGGTTCTGTCGTAATTGGAATCATGATGTTTGTCTCTGCGATTTTTTCCGGTGTCCTCAACGCCTGTTTTTGCAAAACAAGTTTGACAGGTTGTATTTCGATAGTTTTTATGATGTTTTTCCTAAATTCTTTTATGGAACTTTCGAGAAATAAAATCCCTCTTTCTTTTGTGATTGGATTTTGCCTTTTTATTTTGTATGAAGGGTTTGTCCAGGCAAATGGGATTGTTCAGATTATCATTTTGATTGCAGGCGGTTTGTGTGGAAGCCTGCTAGCGTTTCTCACTTCTCCAAGAGCAAAAGCGGAAAAAAGGAGAGCAGATTATATTGAAGAGTTAGACAGCAGAAGCCCTCGCAATAAAAAAAATAACCGTAATTCTGACGATGATGACGGAACTACGGTTATCGGAACATTGAAGTTCTAA
- a CDS encoding ATP-dependent Clp protease adaptor ClpS — MGDLNNQYSDAGNRLAEDTSFKLPPERKVVFYNDDFTTMDFVVDVLVSIFDKSHQEAEQIMRSVHETGYGVAGSYTYDIAVSRANLAIQAARKNGFPLRVEVEE; from the coding sequence ATGGGTGATTTGAATAATCAATATTCCGATGCAGGCAACAGATTAGCCGAAGATACATCTTTCAAACTTCCTCCTGAACGCAAAGTTGTTTTTTACAATGATGACTTTACAACTATGGATTTTGTTGTAGATGTTCTTGTGTCGATTTTTGACAAATCTCATCAAGAGGCAGAACAGATTATGCGTTCAGTCCACGAAACCGGATATGGGGTTGCGGGCTCTTACACTTATGATATTGCAGTCTCTCGGGCAAACCTCGCAATTCAGGCTGCACGAAAAAATGGATTTCCACTGAGGGTTGAAGTAGAAGAATGA
- a CDS encoding AAA family ATPase: MSVQNKQQGFIKQMKVSTMLNRILSESLLIAKDFHHEFFTPEHVLATAIKDEFVEQLLANSGSDTKELRSNVADFLATKVPVISKNANPEILKSPVESAGFQAVMSRAVFHCISSEQDTIDITDILMSMIDESKNYCSYFLKVSGVDRLKLMENITRVRPLKKGQPLSGQPGIGGNGTTPGFDPNSSNNVGGLKRFTINMTELAKNGVYDNLVGREDEIERTIQVLCRRTKNNPLHVGDAGVGKTAITQGLAQRIVEGNVPDILKDYTIYSLDLGLLLAGSKFRGDFEERIHSILDELKQNKKSILFIDEIHMIIGAGTNGSSQLDAANLLKPVLATGEVKFIGSTTYDEYSKNFEKDRALARRFQKIDIVEPTSEETVKIIKGLLPKYEKHHNVKYSPGAVEEAVKLSIQTMPERRLPDKAIDIIDEAGAYMHIKQTGSFKGHNKVLSSDKVIAPQKLVSSVSSDTIRKITAKIAKIPLENVKGNEKDALRTIGNQLGKDIYGQDSAIEALANAVKRARAGFRNHERPEACFLFVGPTGCGKTELTKVLAKVLKEPLLRYDMSEYQEKHTVSRLVGSPPGYVGFEEGGQLVRDVRKNPHSIILFDEIEKAHEDIYNVLLQVMDYGQLTDNQGRKADFRSCIIIMTSNAGARELERSGIGFGSQSNKNSQASLFEAVNKEFPPEFRNRLDAVIPFNSLDIAVAKKVCKKEIGKLAELMLAKKVHLTVTDRCADFLTEKGYSREFGARNIARTVEDQIASQLVDEVLFGQLEKGGKVTADYNKEDDKILFEYR; this comes from the coding sequence ATGAGCGTACAGAATAAACAACAGGGGTTCATCAAACAGATGAAAGTAAGCACAATGCTGAACAGGATTCTCTCGGAATCTCTCCTGATTGCAAAAGATTTTCACCATGAATTTTTTACTCCCGAGCATGTTCTTGCAACTGCTATAAAAGACGAATTTGTCGAGCAGCTTTTGGCAAACAGCGGTTCCGACACAAAGGAACTCCGTTCAAATGTAGCAGATTTTCTTGCGACAAAAGTGCCTGTGATTTCAAAAAACGCAAACCCTGAAATTCTAAAAAGCCCTGTTGAATCAGCAGGTTTTCAAGCTGTGATGAGCCGTGCTGTATTCCATTGCATTTCGAGCGAACAAGACACAATTGATATCACAGATATTTTGATGAGCATGATAGATGAAAGCAAAAACTACTGCTCTTATTTTTTAAAAGTCAGCGGTGTTGACAGGCTTAAATTGATGGAGAACATCACACGCGTCCGTCCTCTCAAAAAAGGTCAACCGCTCAGCGGACAGCCCGGAATCGGCGGAAACGGAACTACACCTGGATTTGACCCAAACAGTTCTAACAACGTTGGCGGGCTCAAACGCTTTACGATAAATATGACGGAACTCGCAAAAAATGGAGTTTACGACAACCTCGTCGGTCGCGAAGACGAAATTGAAAGAACAATCCAAGTTCTCTGCCGCCGCACAAAAAACAATCCACTCCACGTTGGAGATGCTGGAGTCGGTAAAACCGCAATCACGCAGGGGCTTGCGCAACGGATTGTAGAAGGAAACGTTCCTGACATTCTGAAAGATTATACGATTTACTCGCTCGATTTGGGACTTTTGCTCGCAGGCTCAAAATTCCGAGGAGATTTTGAAGAGAGAATTCACTCTATTTTAGATGAACTGAAACAAAATAAAAAATCAATTTTGTTCATAGATGAAATACACATGATTATAGGGGCAGGCACAAACGGCTCTTCGCAACTTGATGCGGCAAACCTTTTAAAACCTGTTCTTGCAACAGGCGAAGTTAAATTCATCGGTTCTACGACATACGACGAATACAGCAAAAATTTTGAAAAAGACAGAGCTCTTGCTCGTCGTTTCCAAAAAATCGATATTGTTGAACCTACATCTGAAGAAACAGTAAAAATCATAAAAGGTCTCCTCCCAAAATACGAAAAACATCACAACGTAAAGTATTCGCCAGGTGCAGTAGAAGAAGCTGTAAAACTTTCTATTCAGACAATGCCGGAACGACGTCTGCCTGACAAAGCTATCGACATAATAGATGAAGCAGGCGCATATATGCATATCAAACAGACAGGGAGTTTCAAAGGACACAATAAAGTTCTTTCATCTGATAAAGTCATCGCACCGCAAAAACTCGTTTCTTCAGTTTCTTCCGACACAATTCGAAAAATCACAGCAAAAATCGCAAAGATTCCGCTGGAAAACGTAAAAGGCAATGAGAAGGACGCACTTAGAACAATAGGAAATCAGCTCGGGAAAGATATTTACGGACAAGACAGTGCAATAGAAGCGCTTGCAAATGCGGTAAAAAGGGCGCGTGCAGGCTTTAGAAATCACGAACGCCCGGAAGCTTGTTTTTTGTTTGTCGGTCCTACAGGATGCGGCAAGACAGAATTGACAAAAGTCCTTGCTAAAGTCCTCAAAGAACCGCTGCTTCGCTACGACATGAGTGAATATCAGGAAAAACACACAGTCAGCCGATTGGTCGGTTCGCCTCCGGGTTACGTCGGTTTTGAAGAAGGCGGGCAACTTGTAAGAGACGTCCGCAAAAATCCTCATTCAATCATTTTATTTGATGAAATTGAAAAAGCACATGAAGATATTTACAACGTGCTTTTGCAAGTGATGGATTATGGTCAGCTTACAGACAATCAGGGGCGCAAAGCTGATTTCCGTTCATGCATAATAATCATGACAAGCAACGCAGGAGCAAGGGAACTTGAACGTAGCGGTATCGGATTTGGTTCACAGAGCAATAAAAACTCGCAGGCATCTTTATTCGAAGCTGTAAATAAAGAGTTTCCTCCTGAATTTAGAAACCGCTTAGATGCAGTGATTCCGTTCAACTCGCTCGACATCGCCGTAGCAAAAAAAGTATGCAAAAAAGAAATCGGAAAACTCGCAGAACTCATGCTTGCAAAGAAAGTTCACCTTACAGTTACGGACAGATGTGCAGATTTCCTTACAGAAAAAGGATATTCACGCGAATTTGGAGCTCGAAACATCGCAAGAACTGTTGAAGACCAAATTGCGAGCCAGCTCGTAGATGAAGTTTTGTTCGGACAGCTTGAAAAAGGCGGAAAAGTTACTGCTGATTACAACAAAGAAGATGACAAGATTCTTTTTGAATACAGATGA
- a CDS encoding substrate-binding domain-containing protein encodes MKQKAINFIKKTSLFFTLIAFLSLILVFAYSFFYTSRTISSTAGKENTDENCMYHVMVTGTYENKTFLEEVYKGALSLAEKYNCIVELHVPQTLAGKSSLQELLNYCSYLTCDGIIAYIDSQDETPILLCREDEPEIPLVTIGQLSPNLHQISYIGINNWELGKKLADETASFLKNGGNAYIISNSTALNSNNMISSLQLALQNYNSIQSYVLEKFDPSLEFSNKNNIFICLNEEDTILMAQVLLEQFVDNKYKLIGFGNNEVCHLYLQKGYISELISQNPEKIGESAIEELFEYRTKGYANSYITADVKISRSPG; translated from the coding sequence ATGAAACAGAAAGCAATAAACTTTATTAAAAAAACCTCTTTGTTTTTTACGCTGATTGCGTTTCTTTCTCTTATTTTAGTTTTCGCTTACTCTTTTTTTTACACATCTAGGACAATTTCTTCTACGGCAGGCAAAGAAAATACAGATGAAAACTGCATGTATCACGTGATGGTGACTGGCACGTATGAAAATAAAACTTTTCTCGAAGAAGTCTACAAAGGTGCTTTAAGTCTTGCCGAAAAATATAACTGCATAGTTGAGCTCCACGTTCCGCAAACGCTTGCCGGAAAATCTTCACTTCAGGAACTTCTAAATTATTGTTCGTATCTGACATGCGATGGAATAATCGCATATATTGATTCACAGGATGAAACTCCAATTTTGCTTTGCCGTGAAGACGAACCCGAAATACCGCTTGTAACGATAGGTCAACTTTCTCCCAACCTCCATCAGATTTCGTACATCGGAATAAACAACTGGGAGCTCGGTAAAAAGCTCGCTGACGAGACAGCCTCTTTTCTTAAAAACGGCGGAAACGCATATATTATAAGCAATTCGACAGCGCTCAACTCAAACAATATGATTTCAAGTCTTCAACTTGCTCTGCAAAACTACAATTCAATTCAGAGCTATGTGCTTGAAAAATTCGACCCATCTCTTGAGTTTTCAAACAAAAATAATATTTTTATATGCCTCAATGAGGAAGATACGATTTTGATGGCACAAGTTCTTTTAGAACAGTTTGTGGACAACAAATATAAACTGATTGGGTTCGGGAACAACGAGGTCTGCCATCTCTATCTTCAAAAAGGATATATAAGCGAATTGATTTCGCAAAATCCTGAAAAAATCGGGGAGTCGGCCATAGAAGAGCTGTTCGAATATCGAACAAAAGGTTATGCAAACAGTTATATCACAGCTGATGTAAAAATAAGCAGGTCGCCCGGATGA
- a CDS encoding sensor histidine kinase: MIKKIKQYLKNKSLRWRILFSIAIAIIFLTSSLIITMLLDNYSMKTLSESYQSNSELTYFSQKLSATERAMEDYVNYRTFESIDSYYNSKNKLDILNHDTQEFPSRNEIIQKEYIVHQLTESFIYYSGNAVAARRANNLEEMDFFYKHSLDSYNYLQSQILELNNLRLNQNAANYEENHRKITMTRTLSILFFVIFVFLIFILLYFTITSITAPLFEISEVAHKVAKRDFDVPLFNNNSNDEIGNICKAFDRMIISIREYIDTIWEKARTEAELKEKEIEMQSLYTDAQLRALQNQINPHFLFNTLNTGAQLAMMENADKTCYFIEQIADFFRYNIQQQKKTASIDEELGLIDNFVYIMKVRFGNRLIFTKDIPKTRFTQQIPSMTLQPLVENCIKHGLKNMTCKVTLKIYEEGRYVVITVSDNGEGMSEKTKKAVFQAVSSGITRLPSELIDNRSSHNGTGLISVFLRLKLQFRRDDLFDITKSDNSEGTKFIIRIPKNV, encoded by the coding sequence ATGATAAAAAAAATAAAACAGTATCTTAAAAATAAAAGTCTCCGCTGGCGAATCCTTTTCAGCATAGCAATCGCAATCATATTTCTTACTTCAAGCCTCATCATCACAATGCTTCTCGACAATTATTCAATGAAAACGCTGAGCGAATCTTATCAGTCGAATTCGGAACTTACATATTTTTCACAAAAACTTTCCGCAACTGAACGCGCGATGGAAGATTACGTAAACTACAGGACATTTGAAAGCATAGACAGCTATTATAATTCAAAAAATAAATTGGATATATTAAATCATGACACACAGGAGTTTCCTTCACGAAACGAAATCATTCAAAAAGAATATATAGTTCACCAGCTTACGGAGTCGTTTATCTATTACAGCGGAAATGCAGTTGCTGCAAGACGCGCTAACAACCTTGAAGAGATGGATTTTTTTTACAAGCACAGCCTCGATTCTTACAATTATCTTCAATCACAAATCCTTGAGCTGAACAACTTAAGGCTGAATCAAAACGCTGCAAACTACGAAGAAAACCACAGAAAAATCACAATGACTCGCACTCTCAGCATTCTTTTTTTTGTTATATTTGTGTTTTTGATTTTTATCTTGCTGTATTTTACAATCACTTCGATTACGGCTCCACTTTTTGAAATTTCCGAAGTTGCACATAAAGTCGCAAAACGAGATTTTGATGTTCCGCTTTTCAACAATAATTCAAACGACGAAATCGGTAATATATGTAAAGCATTTGACAGAATGATAATCAGCATCCGCGAATATATTGATACGATTTGGGAAAAAGCCAGAACGGAAGCGGAGCTGAAAGAAAAGGAGATTGAAATGCAGTCTCTTTACACAGACGCCCAACTGCGCGCTTTGCAAAATCAGATAAACCCTCATTTTTTGTTCAACACGTTAAACACCGGCGCCCAACTTGCGATGATGGAGAATGCCGATAAGACATGTTATTTTATTGAACAGATTGCAGATTTTTTCCGTTACAACATTCAACAACAGAAAAAAACAGCTTCAATAGATGAAGAGCTCGGACTTATAGATAACTTTGTATACATTATGAAAGTCCGCTTTGGCAACCGCCTGATATTTACAAAAGATATTCCAAAAACCCGCTTCACTCAGCAGATTCCTTCTATGACTCTTCAACCGCTTGTTGAAAACTGCATAAAGCACGGACTCAAAAATATGACATGCAAAGTCACTTTAAAAATATACGAAGAAGGCAGATATGTTGTAATAACAGTTTCCGATAACGGCGAAGGCATGTCTGAAAAAACTAAAAAAGCAGTCTTTCAAGCTGTCTCAAGCGGCATAACGAGGCTTCCTTCTGAACTGATAGACAATCGTTCGTCTCACAACGGGACAGGTTTGATAAGCGTGTTTTTAAGGTTGAAGTTGCAGTTCCGCCGCGACGATTTATTTGATATAACAAAAAGCGACAACAGTGAAGGGACAAAATTTATAATCAGGATTCCAAAAAATGTTTAA